A stretch of Lathyrus oleraceus cultivar Zhongwan6 chromosome 6, CAAS_Psat_ZW6_1.0, whole genome shotgun sequence DNA encodes these proteins:
- the LOC127097443 gene encoding zinc finger protein ZAT18, producing the protein MMKRQRENVVEKESMDLATSLMLLSSHRTHQQQNIKTYTQVEFECKTCNRKFSSFQALGGHRTSHKKPKLEGDETLKGNNHTNKEPKEHKCSICGQEFKLGQALGGHMRRHRTNNEGVSSSSMNYQVISKSSPVLKRSNSKRVMCLVLDLNLTPLENDLKLLFGNKAPKVDLSMF; encoded by the exons AtgatgaagagacagagagaaaATGTAGTAGAAAAAGAGAGCATGGATTTAGCAACAAGTCTGATGCTACTCTCGTCTCATCGTACTCATCAACAACAAAACATCAAAACATATACTCAAGTTGAGTTTGAGTGCAAAACATGCAACCGCAAATTCTCATCTTTTCAAGCACTTGGTGGTCACAGGACAAGTCACAAGAAACCCAAACTTGAAGGAGATGAAACACTCAAAGGAAATAATCATACAAATAAGGAACCAAAAGAGCACAAGTGTTCAATTTGTGGACAAGAATTCAAATTGGGTCAAGCTTTGGGTGGACATATGAGAAGACATAGAACTAATAATGAAGGGGTTTCTTCATCTTCTATGAACTATCAAGTGATATCAAAATCTTCTCCAGTTTTGAAACGATCAAATAGCAAAAGGGTTATGTGTTTGGTATTGGACTTAAATTTAACAC CTTTAGAAAATGACTTGAAGTTGTTGTTTGGAAATAAGGCACCTAAAGTAGATCTTTCTATGTTTTGA
- the LOC127093226 gene encoding zinc finger protein ZAT11, translated as MKRQRDERVENIDLANCLILLSHPKQTKPKKHFGCVEFECTTCNRKFSSFQALGGHRASHNKPKIDATKLKLQVQNLSLLNKSKMHACYICGKEFSLGQALGGHMRRHRVGVNEEFSLMKENKIVGEVPILKRSNSKRVMCLDLNLTPLQNDLKLLFGNMAPKVDSFV; from the coding sequence ATGAAACGGCAAAGAGACGAAAGAGTAGAGAACATAGATTTAGCAAATTGTCTAATTCTACTCTCTCATCCCAAACAAACCAAACCAAAGAAACATTTTGGTTGTGTTGAATTTGAATGCACCACATGCAACCGTAAGTTCTCTTCATTTCAAGCCCTAGGTGGCCATAGGGCTAGTCACAATAAACCCAAAATAGATGCCACAAAACTCAAACTACAGGTACAAAATTTGAGTTTATTGAATAAGTCCAAAATGCATGCTTGCTATATTTGCGGTAAAGAATTCTCTTTAGGCCAGGCTTTGGGAGGACATATGAGAAGGCACAGAGTTGGTGTCAATGAAGAGTTTTCTTTGATGAAGGAAAATAAGATTGTTGGAGAAGTTCCTATACTGAAAAGATCGAATAGTAAGAGGGTTATGTGTTTGGACTTGAATTTAACGCCTTTGCAGAATGACTTGAAGTTATTGTTTGGAAATATGGCACCTAAAGTTGATTCTTTTGTCTGA